The Terriglobus roseus region AGGCCGCCTGGTGAACCTGGGTTGCGCAACGGGTCATCCTTCGTTCGTGATGAGCAACAGCTTCAGCAACCAGACGCTGGCGCAGCTTGATCTGTGGAAGAACAAGGACACCTACGAGGTGGGTGTGTATGTACTGCCGAAGCAGTTGGACGAGGAAGTCGCTCGGCTGCATTTGGAGAAGATTGGCGTGAAGCTGACGACACTCTCGCAGAAGCAGGCTGACTACATTGGCGTGAAGGTAGAAGGTCCTTATAAGGCCGAGACTTACCGCTACTAGCTGTTTGTTGTTCGTGGAAGGGCGCGGCTTCGGCTGCGCCCTTTTTCGTGCCATGAATATGGCGCATTCAGGCATAGGTAGGCATGGCCACACGCAGGACTCCCTGTCAGACAGGGCGGCATCCTAGCCTGCGATGAGGTGAACTGCTATGCGCCTAAGCATTGCGTTGTTCGTTTCGAGTTTTCTTGTGGCCGGGGCCGGCATGGCTCAGACGACGATGACTCCGCCCGCCGCCGCAACCCCCGGTCAGCCGGTCGCACCTGTGGGGCCGCCCAGCGTGAACAACCCTCCGAAGCCAGGTGCGCCCGCGTTGCCAACGGCGCCCGGAACCTTACCGGAGCAACCCGCGCCGGGAGGCGTAGCGCCGACTCCGTCGCCGTCCACGCCTTCTACCGCTCCGGGCAGGTCACCCACGCCCAGCCTGTCACCGACTCCGGGAATGTCGCCCGCGCCGATGACGCCGCCCTCTGGTGCATCCGTCAACGGAACGACGCAGACTACGCCGTCTGGCAGTTCCACCCAGACGCGTGGCAGTGGTCGAACTGGCCGAACGGGTGCCAATTCCTCGACATCCACCACAACGACGACACCGTCCACAACCATTCCCAGCTCGCAGCCCGGTGCACCGGGATCGAACGTGGCTCCTCACTAGAGAGGCGCTTTCCTAATCACGCAGGAGGTAAACCCAAATGAAGCACACCACGATGACTACCGCGCTGCTGGCGCTTTCCCTGACATTTGCAGGCAGTCTGGCAGCACAACAGACCAATGAGCAGGCACGACAGGACGCAGCGGCGCAGGCAAATATGGATCAGCATGCGTCGAAGCAGCAGAAGAAGGCAGCTAAGGCCCAGGAAAAGGCCGATCAGAAGCGCGAGAAGGCGCTGAATACCGACGCATCCAAGGATGCAGCCAAGGCCCAGGACAAGGCGGATAGCCAGGCAGTGAAGGCTGGCGAAACTCCGCGATAAATCGGTTTCTTCAATAGAAAAGGCCCACCCGAATTGTCCGGGTGGGCCTTATTTTTGTGACTTTGATTACTTGTGAGCGGCGGCCTTGGTGGCAACCGGTGCGCCCTGTGTCTGGCGGAGTGCGCCTTCCACCATGGCGAAGACGCGGTTGGGATCGTTCGATCCGCTTTCACTACCGGAGACGATCTGCCACTTGTTCGCGGTGGCCACCACAATCGTGGGGGTGCGGGTGACGTTCAGCTTCAGGCCCAGGTTGTAGTCGGCCTGCACTTCTGCGGCGAACTTGGGATCCATGGAGAAGGGCATGGCCTGGCCGTGCTGCTGCATCCAGCGGCGGGTGAAGTTCTGGAGATCATCCTTGCTGTTCAGCGCGGGCTGCTGGACGAAGACGTCGTCGCGGTACTTGTTGGCCATGTCAGGGCTGACACGGTCCTGCAGGTAGCGGGCGAAGATGGCCGCGTCTTTGCTCCAGACGTGCATCTGGAGGGGGAAGTCATACCGGATCAGCGGTACATGGTATTGGGCCGCAGCGCGCTCCATGATGGGATTGGCGTTCCGGCAGGCGGGGCATTCGAGGTCGAAGAATTCAATAATCGCCACCTTGTGACCGGCGGGCGGCTTCAGCATGGAGGTATCGCGGAAGGTGGAAGGATCGGGTGTTCCGGCGAACTGTGCGTGGGCGGCGGGTACTGCGGCAAGGCCGATGGCAAACAAAGAAGCGGCCACGGTGCGGCGAATCGACATGGGTTTCGGGTCTCCCGGCGCGGGCTCACAGGCCACACATGCGCCATGTTCTGCATTCTATGACGTATCGCCCGGCGGAAAGTCGCTGAAGAGCAAGGTGGCGCACGATAAACTTTCCGCAACCGTCAGGCCCTTCCGGGAATCGAATGAAATGTCTGCCCCTTCCGGGGCCCTGAGTCAGAAAGCCTTGAGCGAAAGCGTTTATACAAAAAGATTGCCGATGTGGGCCGCCGTGGTGCTGGCGGCGCCGATGGTTGCCTCTGCGCAAACCCAGCCGGTTCCGCCTGTACAGGAACCCGCCATCCAGACTGCGCCCGCGCCGCAAAAGCAACCACCTGTTGCGGATGCGCTGAATCTTCCAGAAGCTCCCGCACCGCAGGCTGTGTCGCAGCCGGTGCAGGCAGCCTTGGCCGCAGCCAAGCCTCAGGATTTAGGTCATGGTGTGACGACGCCGGTCTCCACGGGACAGCCCCTGGCGCTCTCGCTGGACGATGCCGTGCGTATCGCGCTGGAACATAACCTGACGATTTCGGTCGATTTGCAGAATCAGCGACAGATCAGCGGATTGCAGAAGACGGCGTTCAGCGCTCTGATTCCGACGATGACTGCCGTGGGTAAGACCAATACCCAGGAAGTGAATCTGGCGGCGATGGGCTTTAAGCCGTCGTCCGTGGCCGCGTTGCTGCCCCCGGGAACGACCTTCAACACGATTGTGAAGTTTGACACCACCGGCGCCCAGTTGAATGTTTCTCAGCAGTTGTTCAACCTGCCCGCGTATGAGGTGTACAAGGCTTCGAAGTCTGTAGCCGATGTGGCGAAGTGGCAACTTTATCTTGATCGCGGCGACGTGGTGAACAAGGTAGCCGCGCAGTACATCCAGGTCCTGTCGGACATGGCTTCCATTGAGAATTCGAAGTCTCAGGTGGCCAGCGATCTTGAGTTGGAACGACAGTCGCAGGCACGCAAGGACACAGGAACGGGCACGAACCTGGATCTACTGCGCGCACGTGTGGAGCGACAGACGCGCCAGCAGGAATTGATCGCCAACACGGCTCAGTTTGAGAAGGACAAGGTGCAGTTGAACCGGCTCATGGGGCTGGCGGCGGATCAGCCGTTGCAGTTGACCGATGCGGTTCCGTACCACGAGCTGGAAGCTTTGCCGCTGGAAACAGCGAATCAGGTGGCGTTGAAGCGTCGTAAGGATCTGCTGGCTCTGCAGGCGCAGATGAAGACTGCTGAATTGCAGCGCAAGGCTGTGAAGTATGAACGCCTGCCTGCGGTGACGCTTGGCGGTTTCTATGGTGTCCTGGGGCAGACGCGTGGCTTGTATCACGGTGTGTTCTCGGCGCAGGGCGGTATCAACTTCCCCATCTTCGAAGAGGCACGTATTCGTGGCGACCGCGAAGTGGCCGATGCACGGCTGGTGCATCTGCGCAAGGAAGTGGATAGCCTGAAGGCCTACATTGAGGCGCAAATTCGTTCGGCGATGCTGGATGTGAATACTTCCGACGAGCTGGTGAAGGATGCCACGAGTAATGTGGATCTGGCGGCCGAGGCGCTGGACGAGACGCGGCAGCGTTATCGTGCAGGCATCGACGACAACCTGCCAGTCGTTCGTGCGCAGGCGACGTTGGCGAATGCGCAGGCACAGCTTGTAAGTGCGCTGTATCAGTTCAATACGGCTAAATTGCAACTTGCGCGTAACACTGGCGTGGTGGAGTCGCAGTACGACACTTACCTGGGCGACTAAAGTTTCTGTAGTCTGCTAACGGCAGACGCAATGGGTGCGTCCTTGCTATGTCACCATAGAAGACAGGGATGCCCGACTCCGCCTATTCCAGTGAAGTGCACCACGGCAAACGCCCGTTAGATTCTGAAGGTAAGGAAGGCGCGGCGTTTTCGTCGCGTAACTTTCGTCGCTATCAGCTTGCGCGCATGCTGGCCATTATGGGTGCCGAGGCGCAGTCCGTCGCCGTTGCGTGGCAGATTTACCAACTGACACATAATGCGTTTCTACTGGGCTGCACTGGCCTGGCGCTGTTTCTGCCTGGCATCTTCTTTGTGTTGCCGGCGGGGCATGCCGCGGACCGTTACGATCGCCAACGCATTATTGTTCTCTGCTACGCGATGCAGGCCATATGTACAGCGATCTTGTTGTACATGTCGCTGGTGGGCGTGCGGCATGTGCTGTACATCTACGTGATGCTGTTCTTCATTGGTGCGGGGCGCGCATTCAGCGGGCCAGCATCATCGGCCATTCAGCCGCAGCTTGTACCCAAGGGCGCGTTTGTGAACGCGATGACCTGGGGCTCGGCGATCTTTCAGATTGCGAACATCAGCGGACCTGCCATTGGCGGATTGCTCTTCACCATTCAGTTTTCCGGTTCGATGGCCCAGTGGACGGGTGCGCCCATTGTGTATGCGTTGACCATGTGCACCATGCTGACGTTTGTGGTGCTGGTGAGCACGCTGCGGCCGCGCAAGGAGCAATCGGAGAGCCGTGCCATGTCATTGCAGACGATGATGGAAGGCGCTCGCTACGTCCGAAACGCAAAGCTGCTGTTGGGATCGATCTCGCTGGATATGTTCGCGGTGCTGTTGGGCGGTGCTGTGTCACTGATGCCCATCTTTGCGCAGGACATTCTTCATGCCGGACCGCGTGGACTGGGCATTCTGCGTGCCGCACCCGCGCTAGGCGCGTTGTGCACTTCGATTACGTTGTCGCTGCGACCCATTCGGCACAGCGCGGGTAAGTTGATGCTGGTGGCGGTGGGTGTCTTTGGTGTGGCGACGGTGGTGTTCGGGCTGTCCAAGTCACTGCCACTATCGTTGGCGGCCCTGTTTGTGCTGGGCGCCAGTGACAACATCTCGGTCATCGTGCGGCAGACGATCTTGCAGCTTGGCACGCCGCCTGCGATGCGTGGTCGCGTGTCGGCCATCAACTGGCTGTTCCTGGGCGCTTCCAATGAGTTTGGTGAGTTTGAAAGCGGCTTAACGGCACAGTGGTTCGGCGCGGTGCGTGCTGTGGTGTTCGGCGGTATTGGGTCGGTCATGGTGACGGTGTTGTGGAGCATCTTCTTTCCCAAACTGCGGAATGTGAATTCGCTGAATGCGGAAGAGTTGTTGAAGGCGAATGCTGCCTATGCAAACAGCGAGCCTGTCGATTAGAGAGCAGCTTTCTGTTGCCCTTGGTGAATGTGGTCTGCAGTCTGAGTTAATCTGCTTGCGATATGGGCATGTTCGATACTCCAGCTACCAGTGGTTCCGGGAACGATGTTCCTGAGAGCAAAGGGCCTTCCATTAAGAAACTGATTTTGTGGTTCACGCTGCTGTTGGTGGTGGTGGCTGCGGTGCGTGTGTTTCTGATCTGGCGCACGCGGCATGAGGCTGCGAAGCCTGTCGCAGCTGTGGAAGAAAGCTACACCGCGGATGAGATGGTGTTGCCGCGTAAGCTGCATCAGACCGATCTGAAGGATGCGCGTGAGTTGAATGGAAAGCGTATCTGGGTCTATGCAGCCGGGCAGTTGAATGCGTATCCTGCGACGGCAGCGCACATGGACTATGCGCATCCCGGGCCGCTGTTGCTGGGTGCGGAGCCGCTGGAAGTAGTGAATTTCATTGAGCAGAAGGCGCCTGCGTCGGTGTATAGCCGTGTTCCCAAGGGCGATGCGCAGGTGATCATGCTGTTCCATCGCAAGGACGATCCTGCGAAGTTGTGGGGCGTGCCGGTGGGCGATCGTGAGGGCAAGTTTTATAACTTCTTCCTCGATGAATGTTTCTTCTACGACGATCCGCACGAGTTGTACAAGCACTGGAAGCCTGAGGTGTGGAAGGCCGTGGACGAGCATCGCGTGGAGAAGGGTATGAACGAGTTGCAGACCGATCTTGCGCTGGGGCAGGTGAGCAAGCCGGGGCCCGGGCAGGTGGGCGATCGCACTGTGTTGTTCGACAACGACGGCAAGCCGGTCTCAGTGACGTTTGTGAAGAACAAGGCCGTCAGCATTAACTAACGGCTGTGAATCGATAAGAAAGGGCAGGCATTGCGCCTGCCCTTTCGCTTTTAGCCGAGGAGGATGGCTTCTCGGATAAAGCGGCCAACTTCAGCGATCATGGCTCCGCGCTTTGTCTCTGGGCCGGGGCATTGCGTGATGTAGCAGGTGACGATGACGGGCGGCCGATGGATGGGCCACAAGATGGCGATGTCGTTTGTTGTGTGTTCGCCGTTGGAGCCGGTTTTGTCTGCGGCGCGCCAGCCTTCCGGCATGTCTTTGCGCAGGCGCTCGAGGCCGGTAAGGCTGTTCTCCATCCACTCGGTTATCTGGCGGCGCGATGCAGGCTTGAGGGTATTGCCTAACAGGATGCGTTGCAGATTCTTCGCCATGGCAACGGGGGTGGTGGTGTCGCGCGGGTCGCGGTCGATGCTGGAATTCAGGTCCGGCTCATTGCGGTCGAGGCGTGTGAATTCATCGCCGATGGAGCGTGTGAATGCCGTGATGGCCGGAGGGCCTCCAATGGCGTCCAGGAGGACGTTGGCGGCGGTGTTGTCGCTCTGGTTGAGGATGGCATTGCAGAGGGCAGCGACCGACATGGTTGCGCCTGCATGCGGTTCTGTTAGAGGCGAGTGGCCGATGAGTGGCTTGTTCGGGATGGGAAGCGACTGATCGAGAGACTGCTTGCCGTCGTCCACGAGTTTGAGAACCGCGGCTGCCAGCAGAAATTTGAAGGTGGAGCACATGGGGAAGCGCTGGTCCTCGCGGTTACCCGCGAATTTTCCATTGCCGGTGTCCAACGCATAGACGCCGATGCGGCCACCGCTGGCTCTTTCCAGCGCAGCCACCTGTTGCGGCAGGCGCTGGAAGATGTTTCGCTTCTCGTCCGCATGGGCTTGTGGAAGAGCCAAAGAGAATGCGGTAAGGGCGGACGTGGAGAGAAAGCTGCGCCGGGTGAGCATGTATTCATTCATGCGGAATCGTGGATGTGGAAACAAGTCCATTTACGATTGCTTGCACCTCGTTGGTCAAGGGCGCATCCTTTAGGGGTGCACCGGGTTTGTTGCATGCAGAGGAGATAAAGCTGGTTCCGACAGACTCAGAGGATATTGACCAGACCACGCGACGTACGAATCGCGCCGCGGAGGCCGTATTGCAACGCGCGCGTTCGGCGCATCGTCATGCCATGGAGGTGGGCGCGGACCTGGGCAATGAGGGGTTGCGTTTCACCGACAAGGTGCGTTTGGCCTACTGGAATGCCTTTCAGCATGACTGCCTGAACACGGCTAAAGCGACGGCGTATTCGGCCATCTTTGCCATCTTTCCCATGATTGCGGTTGTAGCCGCGTTGATTGCGCTGGTGCCTTACACGGGGCCGCTGCGGTCGCAGATTGAAGTGTTTGCTGTCCGCGTTTTGCCGGACAGTGTGTGGCCGCTGTTTTCGGGTTTCTTCAACACCACGCACAGCAAGCCGCAATCGACGACGGTGCTTCTTGCGGCCATCTTTGTGAGTGTCGGCGGTGCGGCGGGTGTGTTGGCAACGCTGATGGAAGGGTTTCGCCGCGCTTACGGCCTGACGGAGAACTGCTGGGGCGGGGGATGGCGCGGACAGTTGCGTCGGCAGTTGCAGTCGTACCTGATGGTGCCGATTGCTGCGTTGCCTATGGCGGTGGCCAGCCTGCTGGTGATCTTCGGTCACTACGGCTTGCTGGCTCTGATGCGGTACTCGCCTACTGGTTGGGATTCGGGGCTGTACTGGACCGCGAATGCTGTTCGCTGGGTAGCGTCGCTGAGCGCGACGGCTGCCGTGCTGGCGGTGATTTATCGCTTTGGGATCCCGGTGCGTCCAAGCTGGCGCGAGGTGATGCCGGGAGCAGCTTTTGCAACGGCAACGTGGTTTGTCTCAACCTTGGCATTCGGCTTTTATGTCACGCGATACACGCACTATTCGAAGGTGTATGGATCGCTGGGAACGGGCGTGGTGTTGCTGGTATGGCTCTTTCTGACGTCGCTAACGGTGCTGTGCGGGGCCGAGCTGAATGCGGAGCTTGCACGCGATGCCGGGCCGACTGTCTTTGATATTTGAGTTAGTGTGTGAATTTTTCATGAGTGCGGATATCAGTCCGGAGTGAGCGATATTCGCCCGAGTTTGCCGGAATCCGTATAGTTACCGATAATGCGAGAGGCCCCATGCACAGATTGTTTCCCTTCTTCGAGGGGAAAAATTAAGCTGTGCCGACGGGAATTTTCATACGTCCGGTCTGGAGAACGATGAGCGAAGGTAATTTTCTGCTGGGCGGCCTGGGCCGCAGCGCCAAGATTGTAGGAACGCTGGGACCGGCGTCGTCTTCGCCGGAGGTCTTTCGGCAGTTGGTGCGCGCGGGTCTGGATGTGGCGCGTTTGAACTTTTCGCATGGCTCGCATGAACAGAAGGCGGAACTGATCCGCATGGTGCGCGAGGTCAGTGAGAGCGAAGGCAAGCCGATCTGCCTGCTCGCCGATCTGCAGGGCCCGAAGATCCGTACGGGCAAGCTCGTCGACGGCAAGCCGGTGCTGCTGGAAGCTGGCAAACAGCTCATCATTACGCCGCACGAGATGAAGGGAACCGTCGAGAAGGTGAGCACCGTGTTCCCGACGCTGGCGGAGAACCTGGGACCGGGCGATACGATTCTGCTATCCGACGGTTTGATTGAGCTGAAGGTCGCGCGCGTCGATGGTCTGGACGTGGTGTGCGACATCGTCAACGGCGGCTACCTGGGCGAGAACAAGGGCATCAACCTGCCGGGTATCCCGGTGAAGGTTCCCGCGCTGACTGAGAAGGACGAGGAAGATCTCGAGTTCATCGCGAAGCAGGGCGTGCATGCGCTGGCACTGTCGTTTGTGCGCACGGCGGAGGACATTCGTTACACGCGCCGTCGCATGAAGGAACTGAACTTCGACGCATGGATTGTGGCGAAGCTGGAAAAGCCGCAGGCGATTGAAAACCTGGAAGAGATTCTGGAAGAGACCGATGCGCTGATGGTTGCGCGTGGTGACCTGGGCGTGGAAGTGCCGCCGGAGAAGGTGCCTGCAATTCAGAAGCACATCATTCGTCGCGCGCTGGCGTATCGCAAGCCCGTGATCACGGCGACGCAGATGCTGGAAAGCATGATCGACAATCCGCGTCCCACGCGTGCAGAAGCCAGCGACGTGGCCAATGCCGTGTATGACGGCACGGATGCCGTGATGCTTTCGGCAGAGTCGGCAGCGGGCAAGTATCCGGTGCAGGCCGTGGCCATGATGGCGAAGATCATTGTGGAGACGGAAGCGCAGATGACGCTGGATCCCACGACGGCTCCGCAGCTTCCGATGCACGCCAAGGGCGCGAAGCTCAGCGTTGCAGAGACCATCTGCGAGAGCATGGCGCATTCGGCTGAAGATCTGGATCTGAAGGCAATTGCCGTGTTTACGGAGTCGGGAACGTCAGCGCGTTTGCTGTCGAAGTACCGTCCCAACGTACAGATTTATGCGCTGTCGACAGAGCTGGATGTTATCGGCAAGTGCATGATGCTGTGGGGCGTGTACCCGCTGCGCGTGGACCGTTTCGGCGGCGGCGATCTGCAGATTGAGATGGCTGAGCAGAAGCTGCGTGAACTGGGTCTGGCAAAGCCGCGCGAGGTGCTGGGCATTGTAGGTGGAACGGCCAGCCGCATCGGTGGAACTAACTTCATGAAGCTGCATGAGATTCCGGACGCGTAGGCGACAGATGTCGATCCATGTTTCGATCCGAAGCGGAGCCTACGGGCTCCGCTTCGTTTGTTTTGCTGCTGTGTTGCTTGTATGCGGTGCGACGTACGGCCGTGCTCAGACAGCGTTTGATGTTGCGTCGGTTCGGCTAAACACTGGCGAGGGAAGATCACTGCTGGAGGCGACGCCGGGCCGGTTTGCGGCGACGAACATCTCTGTGCAACGGCTCTTACTGATTGCATACAGCAGCCAGGATTTTCAGATGGCCGATGCGCCGTCGTGGACGGCTTCGGAACATTACGACGTGACCGCAAAGGCGAGTGGCGACACAACCGTGAATCAGATGGAAGGGCCGATGCTTCAGGCTCTGCTGCAGGAGCGCTTTGGATTGAAGGCGCATCGAGAGATGAGAGTCCTGCCGCGTTACGAGTTGAAAGTTGCAGAAGGAACATCCAAGCTTCGTCGCTCTGTTGAGGGAAGCTGCAAGCCATACGTGAAAGACGCGCAGCCGGATATGGCTTCCAATGGGAAGCCTGCGGTGCCCTTTTGCGGCTTGCACAGGACTGAGGAAGGCCCGAACCGCAGGTTGGAAGGTAAGGGAGTCACCATCGCGGATTTGGCGGCAAGTCTGTCGCATAGCTACAACACAGACCTGAACAGCGTTGTTGTGGACGTGACGGGGCTGTCGGGCGGATTCGACATGAGCTTGCGATGGACGAATGATACGGACGCTCAGCCGGTGACAGGATTATCCGCAGATCCGTCGTTGCCAACCGCTTTGCGTGAACAGCTTGGACTCAAGCTTGAGCGTTCCAAAGGCGAGGTTGAGGTGCTTGTGATCGATCACATCGACCGGCCAGAGGCGAACTAAAGTTCTAACGGCCTATGCGGAGCCGTTTGGCGAGCCTTTCCGGCAGGCCTGCGAGCAGGATGCGGCCCTGCGCCAGATCGATGTCGTACGGAACGCGATGGAAGGTGATGGTCTTTGCGTTGCTGTCGTAGATGGCGTATGCAGCGCGCGGGTCCAGATCGCGCGGCTGGCCAACGGAGCCGGGATTCAACAGGTAGCGGCGGCCTTCGTCCATCGACATTGTCCAACAGCAGGGGCCGGAGCCGCGAAGGTACTTGGGCGTCACGGTGAACCAATGGCCGTCCTGCCAACCGAAGCCGCCCTGGATGTGGGTGTGGCCAAAGAAGGTGACCTGTTGCTGCATGACCTGCAGCGGCTGCCACGCATCGCGAATGTTCAGGATGTAGATGTCTTCATGTACGGGGGAGCCGTGCGCGAGGGAGACATCGGCGTTGTCCGCCTTGATGGGCCCGTGGGGAAGCACCTTGAGCCACTCAATGGATTCCGAGGAAAGATGTTCCCGTGTCCACTCCACGGCTTCGCGTGCGGATGGGTTGAAGGTCTCGGCCGACTCGATGCCACTGGCGACCTTATCGTGATTGCCACGCACATTCTGGGTGGCGCGGCGACTCATCTGGTCGACGACTTCGTTGGGACTGGCGCCGTATCCGACCACGTCCCCAAGGTTCCATAGCGCATCCCATGAGCCTGCGTCTTCCAGCACAGCATTGAGTGCTTCAAGATTGCCGTGGATGTCGGAGAGAACGAGTGCGCGCATCAGGAAACAGGGTCTGCGCGGACGCGCGAACCTATCCATGCTATCGCAATGTTCGATAGGACGCGTCAGAGTGTTGCGAGGGGGCGTGTCCGGTCGGTGTGCATGGTGGGCACGGCGGCCAGCAGGGCACGCGTGTAGTCGTCCTGGGGGGCCCGGAAGAGCTCGGCGGCGGTGTTGGTTTCCAGGATGTGGCCGTGGCGCATTACGGCCACGCGGTCGGCTGTTTGCGCTGTCACGGCCAGGTCGTGCGAGATGAAAAGCATGCTCAGGCCGTGTTGTTCGCGGAGGTCGCGCAACAGGCGAAGGATTTGGGCCTGTACTGTGACGTCGAGCGCGGTTGTGGGCTCGTCTGCAATGAGCAGTCGCGGCTGGTTGACCACGGCCATGGCGATCATGATGCGCTGGCGCTGGCCACCGCTGAACTGGTGCGGGTAATCCTTGCTGCGGCGTGTCGGATCGGGAAGCGCAACGTTGTTCAACGACTCAAGGACGCGATCCTTTACTTCTGCCTTGTTGAGCTTTGGATGATGCACGCGGACGGCTTCGGCGATCTGTTCACCAATGGTCATCGCGGGATTCAGTGCCGTCATGGGCTCCTGAAAGATCATGCTGATGTCGCGTCCACGACGTGCGCGCATCTGCTTCTCTGAAAGCTCCAAAAGATTATGGCCGTCGAAGTGGATGGTGCCGGTCATCGCTGCAGAAGGAGCGAGAAGACGCAGGATCGCAAGCGAGGTGACAGATTTGCCGGAACCGGATTCGCCGACCAGGCCGAGCACTTCGCCTTCGTTAATGGAAAACGAGATGCCATCCACGGCGGTGCTGTTGCCGAAGCGAATGTTCAGGTTTTCAACGGAGAGCAAAGCCATGGCGTTAGTGTAGCGGGACTGGAAGACAATTCGATTGCGTGACGGCTGATGGTGCGTGCTCGGCGACGGTTTGTGTATGGTGGTTGGAACTCATGAGCCATTCACACGCACGCATTCAACCCAAACAGCATTTTGAAATCCTCGATGGTCTGCGCGGCGTCGCGGCCATGATGGTGGTCTTGTTCCACATCTGCGAAACGTGGAACGGCGGCGACCACGCGAAACAGATCATCAACCACGGCTACCTGGCGGTGGATTTCTTCTTCATGCTGTCTGGCTTTGTGATCGCTTATGCGTATGACAGCCGCTGGAATCCTACCAACGGCCAACCAGGCATGACGCTGTGGGACTTCTTCAAGCGCCGCGTCATCCGATTGCAGCCGATGCTCATCATGGGCAATGTTCTTGGTGCGCTGTTGTTCTACTTCAGCGCCAGCCCTAAGATCTTTCCGATTGTCGCAACTACGTCAGTGTCGCGACTTATTCTGATCGCGCTCATCGGATGCACCGTCATTCCTATTCCGATTTCAATGGACATTCGTGGCTGGCAGGAGATGCATCCGCTGGCCGGCACGGCGTGGTCATTGTTCTTTGAGTACATCGCCAACATTGCTTATGCGCTGGGTCTGCGCAAGGTATCCAATCGCGTGCTCATGGTGCTTGCAGTGCTTTCCGCAGCATTGCTTACGCACTATCTTGTGACCACACCGCGCGGCGACATTACGGGCGGTTGGTCGGTGAATGCGATGGAACTCAAGATCGGTTTTCTCCGACTGGCTTTTCCATTTCTCGCGGGCATGCTCCTGCAACGCATGCACAAGCGCATTCATGTGCGGAATGCGTTCCTGTGGTGCAGCCTGCTGCTTGTCGTTACTTTCATCCTGCCGCGCTTCGGCACTACAGCCTCGCTCTGGATGAACGGTTTGTATGAGGCGATGGTCATTATCTTCGTATTCCCGATTGTCGTCGCGATGGGTGCGGGTGAGCAGATCAGCGGACGCACGGCGACGCACCTATGCCGTTTCTCAGGTGCAATTT contains the following coding sequences:
- a CDS encoding MFS transporter encodes the protein MPDSAYSSEVHHGKRPLDSEGKEGAAFSSRNFRRYQLARMLAIMGAEAQSVAVAWQIYQLTHNAFLLGCTGLALFLPGIFFVLPAGHAADRYDRQRIIVLCYAMQAICTAILLYMSLVGVRHVLYIYVMLFFIGAGRAFSGPASSAIQPQLVPKGAFVNAMTWGSAIFQIANISGPAIGGLLFTIQFSGSMAQWTGAPIVYALTMCTMLTFVVLVSTLRPRKEQSESRAMSLQTMMEGARYVRNAKLLLGSISLDMFAVLLGGAVSLMPIFAQDILHAGPRGLGILRAAPALGALCTSITLSLRPIRHSAGKLMLVAVGVFGVATVVFGLSKSLPLSLAALFVLGASDNISVIVRQTILQLGTPPAMRGRVSAINWLFLGASNEFGEFESGLTAQWFGAVRAVVFGGIGSVMVTVLWSIFFPKLRNVNSLNAEELLKANAAYANSEPVD
- a CDS encoding TolC family protein; amino-acid sequence: MWAAVVLAAPMVASAQTQPVPPVQEPAIQTAPAPQKQPPVADALNLPEAPAPQAVSQPVQAALAAAKPQDLGHGVTTPVSTGQPLALSLDDAVRIALEHNLTISVDLQNQRQISGLQKTAFSALIPTMTAVGKTNTQEVNLAAMGFKPSSVAALLPPGTTFNTIVKFDTTGAQLNVSQQLFNLPAYEVYKASKSVADVAKWQLYLDRGDVVNKVAAQYIQVLSDMASIENSKSQVASDLELERQSQARKDTGTGTNLDLLRARVERQTRQQELIANTAQFEKDKVQLNRLMGLAADQPLQLTDAVPYHELEALPLETANQVALKRRKDLLALQAQMKTAELQRKAVKYERLPAVTLGGFYGVLGQTRGLYHGVFSAQGGINFPIFEEARIRGDREVADARLVHLRKEVDSLKAYIEAQIRSAMLDVNTSDELVKDATSNVDLAAEALDETRQRYRAGIDDNLPVVRAQATLANAQAQLVSALYQFNTAKLQLARNTGVVESQYDTYLGD
- the pyk gene encoding pyruvate kinase — encoded protein: MSEGNFLLGGLGRSAKIVGTLGPASSSPEVFRQLVRAGLDVARLNFSHGSHEQKAELIRMVREVSESEGKPICLLADLQGPKIRTGKLVDGKPVLLEAGKQLIITPHEMKGTVEKVSTVFPTLAENLGPGDTILLSDGLIELKVARVDGLDVVCDIVNGGYLGENKGINLPGIPVKVPALTEKDEEDLEFIAKQGVHALALSFVRTAEDIRYTRRRMKELNFDAWIVAKLEKPQAIENLEEILEETDALMVARGDLGVEVPPEKVPAIQKHIIRRALAYRKPVITATQMLESMIDNPRPTRAEASDVANAVYDGTDAVMLSAESAAGKYPVQAVAMMAKIIVETEAQMTLDPTTAPQLPMHAKGAKLSVAETICESMAHSAEDLDLKAIAVFTESGTSARLLSKYRPNVQIYALSTELDVIGKCMMLWGVYPLRVDRFGGGDLQIEMAEQKLRELGLAKPREVLGIVGGTASRIGGTNFMKLHEIPDA
- the bla gene encoding class A beta-lactamase — protein: MDLFPHPRFRMNEYMLTRRSFLSTSALTAFSLALPQAHADEKRNIFQRLPQQVAALERASGGRIGVYALDTGNGKFAGNREDQRFPMCSTFKFLLAAAVLKLVDDGKQSLDQSLPIPNKPLIGHSPLTEPHAGATMSVAALCNAILNQSDNTAANVLLDAIGGPPAITAFTRSIGDEFTRLDRNEPDLNSSIDRDPRDTTTPVAMAKNLQRILLGNTLKPASRRQITEWMENSLTGLERLRKDMPEGWRAADKTGSNGEHTTNDIAILWPIHRPPVIVTCYITQCPGPETKRGAMIAEVGRFIREAILLG
- a CDS encoding DsbA family protein; the protein is MSIRRTVAASLFAIGLAAVPAAHAQFAGTPDPSTFRDTSMLKPPAGHKVAIIEFFDLECPACRNANPIMERAAAQYHVPLIRYDFPLQMHVWSKDAAIFARYLQDRVSPDMANKYRDDVFVQQPALNSKDDLQNFTRRWMQQHGQAMPFSMDPKFAAEVQADYNLGLKLNVTRTPTIVVATANKWQIVSGSESGSNDPNRVFAMVEGALRQTQGAPVATKAAAHK
- a CDS encoding YihY/virulence factor BrkB family protein, which translates into the protein MLHAEEIKLVPTDSEDIDQTTRRTNRAAEAVLQRARSAHRHAMEVGADLGNEGLRFTDKVRLAYWNAFQHDCLNTAKATAYSAIFAIFPMIAVVAALIALVPYTGPLRSQIEVFAVRVLPDSVWPLFSGFFNTTHSKPQSTTVLLAAIFVSVGGAAGVLATLMEGFRRAYGLTENCWGGGWRGQLRRQLQSYLMVPIAALPMAVASLLVIFGHYGLLALMRYSPTGWDSGLYWTANAVRWVASLSATAAVLAVIYRFGIPVRPSWREVMPGAAFATATWFVSTLAFGFYVTRYTHYSKVYGSLGTGVVLLVWLFLTSLTVLCGAELNAELARDAGPTVFDI